From a single Sporosarcina oncorhynchi genomic region:
- a CDS encoding ABC transporter substrate-binding protein, giving the protein MIKKRMLSALLLVLLVLSTALAACSEGGSGSGKKEDTLVFGRGGDSTSLDPSRVTEGETFKVTVNIFETLLNFGEEDTTIEPGLAKEWNTEDGLSYTFNLEEGVKFHDGTDFNAEAVVKNFERWANGDADKFPYYNSMFGGFKGDEGHVIESVTADDEFTVVIKLKRPQAPFLKNIAMSMFAIASPEAFEKGDDQFERNPVGTGPFKFADWKTGDTITIEKFDDYWKKGLPKLSKVIFKSIPDNSARLNSLLTGEIDLADGINPADGEKIESNEDLQLIKRPSMNVGYLGLTVTREPFDKKEVRQAMNYAIDKETIINSFFEGQANSAKNPMPSSISGYNDDIVEYPYDPAKAKELLAAAGYPDGFEMELWAMPVPRPYMPDGSKVAEVIQSNLADIGVKAKIVTYDWATYLDKASKGEADAFMLGWTGDNGDADNFLYVLLDEDNIGSNNYTYFKNSEMHDLFIAAQTEVDEDKRIELYKKAQEIIHEEAPWVPLAHSTPLLAAGKGLTGFKPHPTGSDLLSNVELTK; this is encoded by the coding sequence ATGATTAAAAAGAGAATGTTGTCCGCTTTATTACTAGTCTTACTAGTTTTATCAACCGCACTGGCTGCGTGTAGTGAAGGCGGGTCGGGCAGTGGGAAAAAAGAAGATACATTAGTATTTGGTCGTGGCGGTGATTCCACTTCGCTGGATCCTTCAAGAGTAACAGAAGGGGAAACGTTTAAGGTTACTGTCAACATTTTTGAAACGTTATTGAACTTCGGTGAAGAAGATACAACGATTGAGCCTGGGCTCGCAAAAGAGTGGAATACGGAGGATGGATTGTCGTATACATTCAATTTAGAAGAAGGCGTGAAGTTCCATGACGGAACAGATTTCAATGCTGAAGCTGTTGTGAAGAACTTTGAACGCTGGGCGAATGGCGATGCGGATAAATTCCCGTATTACAACTCCATGTTTGGCGGGTTCAAAGGTGATGAAGGGCATGTTATTGAATCTGTCACGGCAGACGATGAGTTTACAGTCGTGATTAAATTGAAAAGACCGCAAGCGCCATTCCTGAAAAACATTGCAATGAGCATGTTTGCGATTGCAAGTCCGGAAGCATTTGAAAAAGGCGATGACCAATTCGAGAGAAATCCAGTTGGAACAGGTCCTTTTAAATTTGCAGATTGGAAAACAGGCGACACAATAACAATTGAAAAGTTTGATGATTATTGGAAAAAAGGATTACCAAAGTTAAGTAAGGTTATCTTTAAATCGATTCCTGATAATTCAGCGCGTCTGAATTCATTATTAACGGGTGAGATTGATTTGGCCGATGGCATTAATCCTGCCGATGGCGAGAAAATTGAAAGCAATGAAGACCTACAATTGATTAAGAGACCTTCTATGAACGTAGGGTATTTGGGGTTAACGGTTACACGGGAGCCTTTCGACAAAAAAGAAGTACGTCAAGCGATGAACTATGCAATTGATAAGGAAACAATTATTAACTCCTTCTTCGAAGGGCAGGCAAATAGTGCTAAAAACCCGATGCCTTCATCCATTTCAGGCTACAACGATGACATTGTAGAATATCCATACGACCCTGCAAAAGCGAAAGAATTGTTAGCTGCAGCAGGCTACCCTGATGGCTTTGAGATGGAACTTTGGGCTATGCCGGTACCAAGACCGTATATGCCGGATGGCTCTAAAGTGGCGGAAGTCATTCAAAGCAACTTGGCTGACATTGGTGTCAAAGCAAAAATTGTCACGTATGATTGGGCAACTTACCTAGATAAGGCCAGTAAAGGTGAAGCGGATGCATTCATGTTGGGCTGGACTGGTGACAATGGAGATGCAGACAACTTCCTTTACGTCTTATTGGACGAAGATAACATTGGTAGTAATAACTATACGTATTTCAAGAACTCGGAAATGCATGATTTGTTTATCGCAGCTCAAACGGAAGTTGATGAAGATAAGCGAATTGAACTATACAAGAAAGCTCAAGAAATTATTCATGAAGAAGCACCTTGGGTACCACTTGCACACTCAACACCACTTCTTGCAGCAGGAAAAGGTTTGACTGGCTTCAAACCACATCCTACAGGATCAGATTTGTTGTCTAATGTTGAGTTAACTAAATAA
- the bcp gene encoding thioredoxin-dependent thiol peroxidase, producing the protein MEKLEGLQAPLFSLADEKGNTVSLENFKGEKYVVLYFYPKDATPGCTTQAGDFRDSQKDFSDLNAVILGVSPDDAKSHQKFIEKQGLPFSLLVDDEHVVAEKYGVWKLKKNFGKEYMGIERSTFLIDPTGTVVKEWRKVKVKEHINEVLTTLKQLTNA; encoded by the coding sequence ATGGAAAAGTTAGAAGGCTTGCAAGCACCGCTTTTTTCTTTGGCTGATGAAAAAGGTAATACCGTCTCATTAGAAAACTTCAAAGGGGAAAAGTATGTTGTGCTCTATTTCTATCCTAAAGACGCGACGCCAGGGTGTACGACACAAGCAGGAGATTTTAGGGATTCTCAAAAGGACTTTAGCGATTTAAATGCCGTTATTCTTGGAGTGAGTCCTGATGATGCTAAATCACATCAAAAATTTATTGAGAAACAGGGGTTACCGTTTTCTTTATTAGTAGATGACGAACACGTCGTAGCAGAGAAGTATGGTGTATGGAAACTTAAAAAGAATTTCGGAAAAGAATATATGGGGATTGAACGGTCTACTTTTTTGATTGATCCGACAGGAACAGTTGTGAAAGAATGGCGCAAGGTGAAGGTGAAAGAGCATATAAACGAAGTGCTCACTACTTTAAAGCAATTAACAAACGCGTGA
- a CDS encoding FUSC family protein, producing MKLGARIFKTGIAIVFALFLAETLQLPNPVFAGIAAIFAIQPSIYRSYRTIVEQIQGNLIGATTAITFVLIFGHQIVTVGLAAVIIILIMLKLGLEKSVSLALVTMITIMEIKGDAFLSFAILRLVTIVTGVLSAFIVNLLFMPPKYETKLFQSIHQAQDEIIRWIRLAGRQASEHIATKKSLEKLKERLTQTDLLYSLFKEERSYFKRNSMAKARKLVIYRQMIATSKSSYEVLSKLHKFENELINLPEHFRMMIQERLDALLTYHEQVHLKFVGKLKSDKLTDSLTTEFIQRKEVMDIFVKEISITKAEEEFSAYHLLHVLSAILDYDEQLEYLNRLIVSSQHRKDHVISTALQDEIY from the coding sequence ATGAAACTTGGTGCCCGCATTTTCAAAACGGGTATAGCAATCGTTTTCGCTTTGTTTCTAGCCGAAACATTGCAGTTGCCAAATCCTGTATTTGCAGGAATTGCAGCTATATTCGCCATTCAGCCGTCGATATACAGATCATACCGGACAATAGTCGAACAGATTCAAGGTAATCTGATTGGGGCGACCACGGCTATTACATTTGTATTGATATTCGGACATCAGATTGTAACTGTCGGTCTGGCTGCAGTTATCATCATTCTAATCATGTTGAAGTTAGGGCTTGAAAAGTCCGTATCACTTGCCTTGGTTACGATGATTACAATTATGGAAATCAAAGGCGATGCGTTTTTATCCTTCGCAATTTTAAGGTTAGTGACCATTGTAACGGGAGTTCTTTCAGCTTTCATCGTCAATCTGTTATTCATGCCGCCAAAATATGAAACAAAATTATTTCAATCTATTCATCAGGCACAAGATGAAATCATTCGTTGGATACGATTGGCCGGCAGACAAGCTTCTGAACATATAGCAACCAAGAAATCTTTAGAAAAATTAAAAGAGCGATTAACTCAAACAGATCTGCTGTATTCACTTTTTAAAGAAGAACGCAGTTATTTCAAAAGAAATTCTATGGCCAAAGCAAGGAAGCTTGTTATTTACAGACAGATGATTGCAACATCTAAAAGCAGCTACGAAGTGCTCTCAAAGTTACACAAGTTTGAAAACGAACTTATCAATCTGCCCGAACACTTCAGAATGATGATTCAGGAACGTCTTGATGCTTTACTTACTTATCACGAGCAAGTCCATTTAAAGTTTGTCGGAAAGTTAAAGTCTGATAAGTTGACTGATAGTTTGACTACCGAATTCATTCAGCGCAAAGAAGTGATGGACATTTTTGTGAAAGAGATATCCATCACAAAAGCAGAAGAGGAATTCTCCGCCTACCACCTGCTTCATGTCCTATCTGCCATACTGGATTATGATGAACAGCTGGAATACTTGAATAGATTGATTGTTTCTAGCCAACATAGGAAAGATCATGTGATCAGTACAGCGTTACAAGATGAAATCTATTGA
- a CDS encoding ABC transporter ATP-binding protein, giving the protein MSTTPLLKVKNLKKHFPIKKGIFGKTVGHVKAVDDISFYVNEGETLGIVGESGCGKSTTGRVLMRLLEPTEGEIEFDGKNLIDLSVEEMRKTRRDIQMVFQDPYASLNPRHTIGKILEEPLIVHGILNSKERKKKVEEFLVIVGLHPFHAKRYPHQFSGGQRQRIGIARALMTNPKLIIADEPVSALDVSIQAQVLNLMQDLQEEFNLTYIFIAHDLGVVRHISDRVGVMYLGKLVEISDSESLYEKPLHPYTQALLSAVPVPDPDYAKEQIIIEGDIPNPANPPSGCTFHTRCPFKMDICTVDSPKLVEHTTGHSVACHLYDESQVGNDIKQLEGSL; this is encoded by the coding sequence ATGAGTACAACACCTTTGTTAAAAGTTAAAAATCTAAAAAAGCACTTTCCGATTAAGAAAGGGATATTTGGAAAGACAGTAGGTCATGTAAAAGCTGTAGATGATATTTCATTTTATGTTAACGAAGGAGAGACGTTGGGAATTGTCGGCGAAAGTGGTTGTGGTAAATCGACAACTGGCCGTGTGCTTATGCGCTTATTGGAACCGACAGAAGGAGAAATTGAGTTTGATGGGAAAAACCTAATAGATTTAAGTGTCGAAGAGATGAGGAAAACGCGTCGGGATATCCAAATGGTTTTTCAAGACCCTTATGCCTCTTTGAATCCCCGTCATACGATTGGCAAAATACTTGAAGAACCTTTAATTGTCCACGGAATTTTAAATTCTAAGGAAAGAAAGAAAAAGGTTGAGGAATTTTTAGTGATTGTCGGTTTGCATCCTTTTCATGCGAAGCGCTATCCGCATCAATTCAGTGGTGGACAAAGACAAAGAATTGGCATTGCAAGAGCATTGATGACAAATCCCAAATTGATAATTGCAGATGAGCCCGTATCAGCCCTAGATGTTTCTATACAAGCACAGGTCTTGAATTTGATGCAAGATCTTCAAGAGGAGTTTAATCTTACTTACATCTTCATAGCGCATGATTTAGGGGTAGTTCGACATATTAGCGACCGCGTAGGAGTAATGTATTTAGGGAAGCTCGTGGAGATTTCAGATAGCGAAAGTTTATACGAAAAACCATTGCATCCGTATACACAGGCATTATTATCAGCTGTTCCTGTACCAGATCCTGATTATGCAAAAGAACAAATCATCATAGAAGGAGATATTCCTAATCCAGCAAACCCGCCATCAGGTTGCACATTCCATACACGCTGTCCATTTAAAATGGATATTTGTACAGTAGATTCACCGAAACTAGTGGAACACACAACTGGTCATTCTGTCGCCTGTCATTTATATGATGAAAGTCAGGTAGGCAATGATATAAAACAATTGGAGGGGTCTTTATGA
- a CDS encoding ABC transporter permease → MLSYVGRRLLHLVPVLLGMAFIVFMMVRAIPGNPAQVILGQQATAEAVAALNMKLGLDQPWYIQFFRYLGGILQGDFGESMRTRLPVADEIWPHLAATMELAFFAILIAIVLGINAGIISAWFQNSWFDYIAMVLALVGVSMPIFWLGLLGQWAFAIEFSWLPTTGREPVRDPVNAITHLYLIDTLIQGRFDQFLQVLRHLILPGVALATIPMAIIARMTRSSMLEVMRSDYIRTARAKGQKMFWVVYKHAFKNAVIPILTIIGLQTGMLLGGAILTETIFAWPGIGRYIYDAISFRDYPVIQSGILVVAFIFVMINLIVDLLYGLVDSRIKYD, encoded by the coding sequence GTGCTGAGTTACGTAGGTAGGAGATTATTACATTTAGTGCCAGTGTTATTAGGCATGGCCTTTATCGTATTTATGATGGTACGAGCGATACCTGGAAATCCAGCGCAAGTTATTTTAGGACAACAGGCTACAGCGGAAGCGGTCGCAGCTCTTAATATGAAGTTAGGCTTAGATCAGCCTTGGTATATTCAGTTTTTCAGATACCTAGGTGGTATCTTACAAGGGGATTTCGGGGAATCAATGCGGACAAGGCTACCTGTCGCAGATGAGATTTGGCCACATTTAGCGGCTACTATGGAACTTGCTTTTTTTGCGATTTTAATAGCTATTGTTCTAGGGATTAATGCAGGAATTATATCTGCTTGGTTTCAAAATTCATGGTTTGATTACATAGCTATGGTATTGGCGCTTGTCGGAGTCTCGATGCCAATATTTTGGCTTGGATTGCTCGGTCAGTGGGCATTTGCAATTGAGTTCAGTTGGCTTCCAACGACCGGAAGAGAACCGGTTAGAGATCCAGTGAATGCAATTACACATTTGTATTTAATTGACACATTGATTCAAGGAAGATTCGATCAGTTTTTACAGGTTTTACGGCATCTTATATTACCAGGGGTTGCATTAGCGACGATACCTATGGCGATTATTGCCAGAATGACAAGGTCCAGTATGCTTGAAGTGATGCGGTCTGATTATATCCGTACTGCTAGAGCAAAAGGTCAAAAAATGTTTTGGGTTGTTTACAAGCATGCATTTAAAAATGCTGTTATTCCAATCTTGACGATTATAGGTCTTCAAACCGGCATGCTTCTAGGTGGTGCAATCTTGACTGAAACGATTTTTGCTTGGCCGGGAATCGGGAGATATATTTATGATGCAATCAGCTTTCGTGATTATCCCGTCATTCAATCAGGAATCCTTGTCGTTGCCTTCATATTTGTCATGATTAATCTGATTGTCGATCTATTATATGGTTTGGTTGATTCGAGGATTAAATATGACTGA
- a CDS encoding glutamate-1-semialdehyde 2,1-aminomutase, protein MNRTKSEEIYKEACEHIVGGVNSPSRGYKAVGGGAPTVMERAEGAYFWDVDGNKYIDYLGAYGPIITGHAHPHITEAITKAAKTGVLYGTPTPHEVKFAKMLKKAIPSMDKVRFVNSGTEAVMTTIRVARAYTGRTKIMKFAGCYHGHSDLVLVAAGSGPATLGTPDSAGVPASIAQEVITIPFNDPEAYKEAMDKWGDEIACVLVEPIVGNFGIVEPIDGYMPIVHEIAKEKGALIVYDEVITAFRFHYGSAQTMLGTTPDLTAFGKIIGGGLPIGAYGGRKEIMDTVAPLGPAYQAGTMAGNPASMLSGIACLEVLQQPGVYEEMDRLGAILEDGILKSATKHGITLTINRLGGALTLFFTDVKVQNYEQAEQTDGEIFGRFFKLMLENGINLAPSKYEAWFLTIAHTEEDIHHTLTAVDRSFSELARQNNG, encoded by the coding sequence ATGAACAGAACAAAGTCAGAAGAGATTTATAAAGAAGCGTGTGAACATATTGTTGGGGGAGTTAACAGCCCTTCCCGTGGATATAAAGCTGTTGGAGGAGGAGCCCCTACTGTCATGGAACGTGCAGAAGGTGCTTATTTCTGGGACGTCGACGGCAATAAATATATCGATTACTTAGGCGCATACGGTCCCATCATCACTGGACATGCCCATCCGCATATTACAGAGGCTATTACGAAAGCCGCTAAAACGGGTGTATTATACGGTACGCCAACACCTCATGAAGTGAAATTCGCCAAGATGTTAAAAAAAGCGATTCCTTCTATGGATAAGGTTCGTTTCGTCAATTCAGGGACTGAAGCTGTCATGACGACAATCCGTGTAGCACGCGCTTATACTGGCAGAACTAAAATTATGAAATTTGCGGGATGCTATCACGGTCATTCAGATCTTGTCCTTGTGGCAGCAGGTTCCGGCCCAGCTACATTAGGAACACCCGATTCAGCCGGTGTACCCGCATCGATCGCCCAGGAAGTCATTACCATTCCATTTAATGATCCGGAAGCTTATAAAGAAGCGATGGATAAATGGGGAGACGAAATTGCTTGTGTGCTAGTAGAACCGATTGTCGGTAACTTCGGTATTGTCGAACCTATTGATGGATATATGCCGATTGTGCATGAAATCGCTAAAGAAAAAGGTGCACTGATTGTTTATGATGAAGTCATCACCGCATTCCGCTTCCATTACGGTTCTGCACAAACGATGCTTGGCACAACACCTGATCTCACTGCATTCGGAAAAATCATCGGAGGCGGATTGCCAATTGGTGCTTATGGTGGACGTAAAGAAATCATGGATACAGTCGCGCCACTTGGGCCTGCCTACCAAGCAGGAACGATGGCAGGCAATCCAGCATCGATGCTTTCAGGTATCGCTTGTCTTGAAGTACTTCAACAACCGGGTGTCTATGAAGAGATGGATCGTTTAGGCGCCATTCTTGAAGATGGCATCCTAAAATCGGCAACAAAACACGGTATCACACTGACGATCAATCGGCTTGGTGGCGCTTTGACCCTATTCTTTACAGATGTGAAAGTACAAAACTATGAGCAAGCGGAACAGACAGACGGCGAGATTTTCGGAAGGTTCTTTAAATTAATGTTGGAAAACGGCATTAATCTGGCGCCATCAAAATATGAAGCTTGGTTCCTGACGATTGCACATACTGAAGAAGACATCCATCATACACTAACAGCAGTCGATCGTTCGTTTAGTGAACTAGCACGTCAGAACAACGGTTGA
- the nikC gene encoding nickel transporter permease: MAGAESGMNQVHEVEVEKTVGPWREAWRGFRKSKTAVIGMIIIVFFILLALFGPFIAKEGINDQMAADRLQPPSGEYWLGTDDFGRDILSRIIHGSRISLSVGFLSVIVSVIVGSFLGIIAGYYGRWIDSIISRVFDIMLAFPSILLAIAIVSVLGPGLENALIAIAIINVPNFGRLIRSKVLSIKEDEYITAAKAIGMKDARILFSHILPNSMAPVIVQGTLAVATAILEAAALGFLGLGAQAPQPEWGKMLADSKSYLQSAPWTMIFPGLSIMLTVLGFNLMGDGLRDALDPKMKN; encoded by the coding sequence ATGGCGGGAGCAGAATCTGGTATGAATCAAGTTCACGAAGTGGAAGTTGAAAAGACGGTTGGTCCTTGGAGAGAAGCGTGGAGAGGGTTCAGGAAAAGCAAGACGGCGGTTATCGGAATGATCATTATTGTATTTTTTATTCTGCTGGCGTTATTTGGTCCATTCATCGCCAAGGAAGGGATCAATGACCAGATGGCTGCGGATCGGCTTCAGCCTCCTTCCGGTGAGTATTGGCTTGGCACAGATGACTTTGGCAGAGATATCTTATCTCGAATCATACACGGTTCCCGCATTTCGCTTTCCGTTGGATTTCTCTCTGTTATCGTATCTGTCATTGTTGGCAGTTTCTTAGGCATTATCGCCGGGTATTACGGACGTTGGATCGATTCGATTATTTCGAGGGTTTTCGATATTATGCTCGCATTTCCGTCGATTTTACTCGCGATTGCAATCGTCTCTGTATTAGGACCAGGGCTTGAGAATGCATTGATAGCCATTGCAATCATTAATGTACCAAACTTTGGCCGTCTTATCCGATCCAAAGTATTGAGCATTAAAGAAGATGAATACATTACAGCAGCAAAAGCAATCGGTATGAAAGACGCTAGAATTCTATTTTCCCATATTCTCCCGAATTCGATGGCACCCGTCATTGTTCAAGGAACTCTTGCCGTTGCAACTGCTATTTTGGAAGCGGCAGCTCTTGGATTTTTGGGGCTTGGAGCGCAGGCGCCACAACCGGAATGGGGGAAGATGCTGGCTGATTCAAAATCCTATTTGCAATCGGCACCATGGACCATGATTTTTCCGGGGCTTTCCATCATGCTTACTGTTTTAGGGTTTAACCTAATGGGGGACGGTTTGCGGGATGCGTTGGATCCTAAGATGAAAAATTGA
- a CDS encoding D-2-hydroxyacid dehydrogenase, whose amino-acid sequence MKVLFTFNIKEEQLKRLETEFADVEFSFTKKIEEVPLDNYEVIVTYGEDISTAVLDRASSLKWIMVASAGVEKMPLDEIAEKGIIMSNVRGIHKTPMAESVLAHILSLGRALPTMREHQLKKEWNKKARQTELRGATAIILGPGAIGSEIGRLLQAFGVHTIGCNSSGDRVPNMDETIPFEKLKDVLPKGDIVISVLPSTPKTKGMLDGSYFEAMKDSALFMNFGRGDLVKESTLLHALKHDEIGHAVLDVFEKEPLPAESELWELGNVTISPHVSSHSGKYVERALEFFTVNLSKWREGDRELVNLIDLEQGY is encoded by the coding sequence ATGAAAGTTCTATTTACCTTCAATATAAAAGAAGAACAATTGAAAAGACTGGAAACGGAATTTGCTGACGTCGAATTTTCGTTTACAAAGAAAATCGAAGAAGTGCCTTTAGACAATTACGAAGTCATCGTCACATATGGCGAGGATATTTCAACGGCTGTATTGGATAGGGCTTCTTCACTCAAATGGATTATGGTTGCGTCAGCAGGTGTTGAAAAGATGCCATTGGATGAAATAGCGGAAAAAGGAATCATCATGAGTAATGTGCGTGGAATCCATAAAACACCGATGGCTGAATCAGTCCTCGCGCATATACTTTCATTAGGAAGAGCTCTACCGACTATGCGGGAGCATCAGCTGAAGAAAGAGTGGAATAAGAAAGCGAGACAGACGGAACTGCGAGGGGCAACTGCGATCATATTAGGTCCAGGGGCAATCGGTTCTGAAATCGGCAGGTTGCTACAAGCGTTTGGTGTACATACAATCGGCTGTAATTCTTCCGGAGACCGTGTACCGAATATGGATGAAACGATTCCGTTTGAAAAGCTGAAGGATGTCTTGCCAAAAGGGGATATCGTCATTTCTGTGTTACCCAGTACGCCTAAAACGAAAGGAATGTTAGATGGTTCGTATTTTGAAGCGATGAAAGATTCAGCCCTCTTTATGAACTTTGGAAGGGGAGACCTGGTCAAGGAATCGACGCTATTGCATGCATTGAAACATGATGAAATCGGTCACGCCGTGCTTGACGTGTTCGAAAAAGAGCCGTTACCAGCTGAGAGTGAACTTTGGGAGTTAGGGAACGTCACTATTTCTCCACATGTATCTAGTCATTCGGGAAAGTATGTTGAACGTGCATTGGAGTTCTTCACAGTAAATCTTTCGAAATGGCGAGAAGGCGACCGTGAATTAGTGAATCTCATTGATCTCGAACAAGGTTATTGA
- a CDS encoding ABC transporter ATP-binding protein, translating into MNDREQILVVKDLQTTFFTDSGQIPAVDHINFHLNDGEVLGIVGESGCGKSVTSLSVMGLVPSPPGKIVGGEILYKGRDLTRLSEKEMRKIRGNDIAMIFQEPMTSLNPLFTIGNQMSEAILIHAKKTAKKQVEARAVEMLKLVGLPRAEELMSEYPHQLSGGMRQRVMIAMALVCDPKILIADEPTTALDVTIQAQILKLMKELNDRLGTAILLITHDLGVVAEVCERVIVMYAGQVIEEAPTKLIFDDPQHPYTRGLIQSVPDMRFKKERLYSIPGNVPKPGTITNGCRFAARCEFAFDRCRNENPELYLTADAHQTRCFLYAEGKVEQDEYNTFVKS; encoded by the coding sequence ATGAATGATAGAGAGCAAATTCTTGTAGTTAAAGACTTGCAGACTACCTTTTTTACGGATTCAGGACAAATTCCTGCAGTAGATCATATTAACTTTCATCTTAACGATGGGGAAGTTTTAGGGATTGTTGGCGAATCGGGATGTGGTAAAAGTGTGACTTCACTATCTGTAATGGGATTAGTTCCGAGCCCTCCCGGTAAGATAGTTGGTGGAGAAATCTTATACAAAGGTAGAGATTTAACACGTCTTTCTGAAAAGGAAATGAGGAAAATTCGGGGAAATGATATTGCTATGATTTTTCAAGAGCCAATGACCTCCTTAAATCCACTCTTTACAATTGGCAACCAAATGAGTGAAGCGATTTTGATTCATGCGAAAAAAACAGCGAAAAAGCAAGTGGAAGCTAGGGCGGTTGAGATGCTAAAGCTCGTAGGTTTACCAAGAGCAGAAGAATTAATGTCGGAATATCCTCACCAGTTATCCGGAGGGATGAGACAAAGGGTGATGATTGCAATGGCGCTTGTCTGCGATCCGAAAATCCTAATAGCTGATGAGCCTACGACTGCTTTGGATGTAACCATTCAAGCACAAATTTTAAAATTAATGAAAGAATTGAATGACAGATTAGGTACAGCCATATTATTAATCACACATGATTTAGGAGTAGTTGCTGAAGTTTGTGAACGCGTCATTGTTATGTACGCGGGACAGGTTATAGAGGAAGCGCCAACAAAACTTATTTTTGATGATCCTCAACATCCATATACAAGAGGACTAATTCAATCCGTTCCAGACATGCGATTTAAGAAAGAGCGACTGTATTCAATTCCAGGAAATGTACCGAAACCCGGAACGATTACAAACGGTTGTCGTTTTGCAGCTCGATGTGAATTTGCTTTTGATCGATGCCGAAACGAAAATCCGGAGCTTTATCTAACAGCAGACGCTCATCAGACGCGTTGCTTCCTATATGCCGAAGGAAAGGTGGAACAGGATGAGTACAACACCTTTGTTAAAAGTTAA